Proteins co-encoded in one Rhopalosiphum maidis isolate BTI-1 chromosome 2, ASM367621v3, whole genome shotgun sequence genomic window:
- the LOC113555230 gene encoding uncharacterized protein LOC113555230 codes for MCVQYAFVVLVALAAIVRVDGYLDVLSNVHDCGSTDLDTCLKSQLSQTIDEILNRNDTYRLNRYLTITTVGNHRRSPSTSDDLGAKFLNLFNSLQIQYRPEEEHGSTNSVSEGRKKKIGKHKKHKMGMMMGFMAMGMTILGGLFNKIMMGGAISIALKALIISKIALILAGTMAIKKLLSGGGVGQISYHPSWTGGGNEQHSGYRRSYAAQQPSMATADALPYRDQIDSYSNANYSR; via the exons ATGTGTGTGCAGTACGCGTTTGTCGTATTGGTCGCCTTAGCGGCTATCGTCCGGGTCGACGGGTATCTCGACGTTTTGTCCAACGTACACGATTGTGGATCAACGGATTTGGACACGTGTCTCAAAAGCCAATTGTCGCAAACCATCGATGAAATATTGAACAGGAATGACACTTATCGGCTAAACCGGTATCTGACCATTACTACGGTCGGTAACCATCGACGATCGCCATCGACAAGCGACGACCTAGGTGCGAAGTTTTTGAACTTATTCAACTCTCTGCAAATTCAATACCGACCGGAAGAAGAACACGGGTCAACCAATAGCGTTTCCGAAG GtcgtaagaaaaaaataggtaaacaCAAAAAGCACAAAATGGGGATGATGATGGGATTTATGGCGATGGGCATGACTATTCTCGGAGGTCTGTTTAACAAGATTATGATGGGTGGTGCGATATCAATAGCCCTGAAAGCACTGATCATATCAAAAATTGCTCTGATTCTGGCCGGCACCATGGCGATAAAAAAGCTGTTGAGTGGTGGTGGCGTTGGCCAAATCAGCTATCATCCATCGTGGACCGGTGGTGGAAATGAACAACATAGCGGGTACCGCAGGAGTTACGCGGCGCAGCAGCCGAGTATGGCTACCGCCGATGCGTTACCATACAGGGATCAAATCGATTCTTATAGCAACGCTAACTATTCCAGATAG
- the LOC113555231 gene encoding uncharacterized protein LOC113555231 — protein sequence MQFEINICLLSVLSIIAQISDSSQSATNGLQATDLDQPVLKDGLTTVNDTDSTNGRISKVLKCFMNLSDKGNEATRNECHDAFSSIWISARHMLLGYDNEIGESKKSKKKQWDIQTLMLGAGVKLILFLPVLAVLTGKAISLSLTSLLITSLGFLYRNQLDSFARRSNSV from the exons ATGCAattcgaaataaatatttgtcttCTGTCGGTATTGTCGATTATTGCCCAGATATCCGACTCAAGTCAGTCTGCCACAAATGGTTTACAGGCCACGGACTTAGATCAACCAGTATTAAAAGATGGTTTGACAACTGTGAACGATACTGATTCAACGAACGGAAGGATTTCAAAAGTTTTGAAGTGTTTTATGAATTTGTCGGACAAAGGCAACGAGGCTACAAGGAACGAATGTCATGACGCCTTTTCGTCGATTTGGATTTCAGCACGACACATGCTACTTGGATATGACAATGAAATTGGAG AAAGTAAAAAATCGAAGAAAAAGCAATGGGATATACAGACTTTAATGCTCGGTGCAGGAGTGAAGCTGATTTTGTTCTTACCAGTTTTAGCAGTTCTAACGGGAAAAGCCATTTCGCTAAGTTTGACATCACTGTTGATCACGTCTTTGGGTTTCCTCTACAGAAACCAATTGGACTCGTTTGCCAGACGCAGCAATTccgtatga
- the LOC113555228 gene encoding uncharacterized protein LOC113555228 isoform X1, translating into MDTSLLWLTVLGCAMCTASSEVPPSSTSEVSGFRMMFNAYRQCSDQPEMVVCLKSRALRMLDRAIHMENIQITDGISLVKKSENNGRSLEVDNSEVAENVIPENSADFGKHVDSMLYEKLSRFARSRSLQLSMPQMFEESRDLDDGVYLTGRKKKKDKGGQVYLMMLKGGLLAMAYKGLALLAGKALLVSKIALTLAILVAFKKLFSGGGHGGSSKTTYEIVKQPVMTHSHQYAAPGAADTFGSYDNSGPYARSIAQPDVMPYPQLAAYRAHVRGIGGGGGGGGGGGGPAMMSSAASSPSAVSGGVQHDSGQRDEAL; encoded by the exons ATGGATACGTCACTGCTATG GTTAACAGTCTTGGGCTGCGCAATGTGCACGGCCAGTTCGGAAGTTCCGCCATCCTCAACTTCCGAAGTCTCCGGTTTCCGGATGATGTTTAATGCGTACAGACAGTGTTCGGACCAACCAGAAATGGTCGTATGCCTGAAGAGCAGGGCACTCCGGATGTTGGACAGAGCCattcatatggaaaacatTCAAATAACTGACG gtatatctCTGGTgaaaaaatctgaaaataaCGGCAGATCGTTGGAGGTAGACAATAGTGAAGTGGCTGAAAATGTGATACCCGAGAATTCAGCGGATTTCGGTAAACATGTGGACTCGATGTTGTATGAAAAACTGTCCAGATTCGCCAGGTCAAGATCGCTTCAGCTGTCCATGCCACAGATGTTCGAAGAAAGCAGGGACCTCGATGATGGTGTGTACTTAACtg GCCGCAAGAAGAAAAAGGACAAGGGCGGCCAGGTGTACCTGATGATGCTCAAGGGCGGTCTGCTAGCCATGGCGTACAAGGGCCTGGCGCTGTTGGCCGGCAAGGCGTTGTTGGTGAGCAAGATCGCGCTCACGCTGGCCATTCTGGTGGCGTTCAAGAAGCTGTTCAGCGGCGGTGGCCACGGCGGCTCGTCCAAGACGACGTACGAGATCGTCAAGCAGCCGGTGATGACGCACTCGCATCAGTACGCCGCGCCCGGCGCCGCCGACACGTTCGGCAGCTACGACAACAGTGGACCATACGCCCGAAGCATCGCGCAACCGGACGTCATGCCGTACCCGCAACTGGCCGCGTACAGGGCCCACGTCAGAGGCATCGGCGGTGgaggcggtggcggcggcggtggcggtggtCCCGCGATGATGTCGTCCGCGGCCTCGTCGCCGTCCGCCGTGTCCGGAGGCGTGCAACACGATTCCGGTCAGAGGGACGAAGCACTCTGA
- the LOC113555228 gene encoding uncharacterized protein LOC113555228 isoform X2, whose protein sequence is MDTSLLWLTVLGCAMCTASSEVPPSSTSEVSGFRMMFNAYRQCSDQPEMVVCLKSRALRMLDRAIHMENIQITDGISLVKKSENNGRSLEVDNSEVAENVIPENSADFGKHVDSMLYEKLSRFARSRSLQLSMPQMFEESRDLDDGRKKKKDKGGQVYLMMLKGGLLAMAYKGLALLAGKALLVSKIALTLAILVAFKKLFSGGGHGGSSKTTYEIVKQPVMTHSHQYAAPGAADTFGSYDNSGPYARSIAQPDVMPYPQLAAYRAHVRGIGGGGGGGGGGGGPAMMSSAASSPSAVSGGVQHDSGQRDEAL, encoded by the exons ATGGATACGTCACTGCTATG GTTAACAGTCTTGGGCTGCGCAATGTGCACGGCCAGTTCGGAAGTTCCGCCATCCTCAACTTCCGAAGTCTCCGGTTTCCGGATGATGTTTAATGCGTACAGACAGTGTTCGGACCAACCAGAAATGGTCGTATGCCTGAAGAGCAGGGCACTCCGGATGTTGGACAGAGCCattcatatggaaaacatTCAAATAACTGACG gtatatctCTGGTgaaaaaatctgaaaataaCGGCAGATCGTTGGAGGTAGACAATAGTGAAGTGGCTGAAAATGTGATACCCGAGAATTCAGCGGATTTCGGTAAACATGTGGACTCGATGTTGTATGAAAAACTGTCCAGATTCGCCAGGTCAAGATCGCTTCAGCTGTCCATGCCACAGATGTTCGAAGAAAGCAGGGACCTCGATGATG GCCGCAAGAAGAAAAAGGACAAGGGCGGCCAGGTGTACCTGATGATGCTCAAGGGCGGTCTGCTAGCCATGGCGTACAAGGGCCTGGCGCTGTTGGCCGGCAAGGCGTTGTTGGTGAGCAAGATCGCGCTCACGCTGGCCATTCTGGTGGCGTTCAAGAAGCTGTTCAGCGGCGGTGGCCACGGCGGCTCGTCCAAGACGACGTACGAGATCGTCAAGCAGCCGGTGATGACGCACTCGCATCAGTACGCCGCGCCCGGCGCCGCCGACACGTTCGGCAGCTACGACAACAGTGGACCATACGCCCGAAGCATCGCGCAACCGGACGTCATGCCGTACCCGCAACTGGCCGCGTACAGGGCCCACGTCAGAGGCATCGGCGGTGgaggcggtggcggcggcggtggcggtggtCCCGCGATGATGTCGTCCGCGGCCTCGTCGCCGTCCGCCGTGTCCGGAGGCGTGCAACACGATTCCGGTCAGAGGGACGAAGCACTCTGA